The genomic region aagataaatgaactcttaaacatatttaaaattatcttttcatataataaataaataaataaataaattttaacataaattaaaataactttaatatctcatatatttTAAAGATATCTATcatattcatatttaattaaaaaatctattaattcatgaaataaaaaataaaatataacataaaataatTTCTGAAAAGATGTTAAataacatcaatgacaattacaTATCCTCACAATACTATATTTGATATGAATAAATTACCATTCCACTAAATATAAATGTCCAGAATCTATTAAATAACATACAATTCCATAAAGAAATGGTTCTTTAACATATACCTACATAAAATACAATTACTTTCGCACAAAATATcccaaaatttatatatttaatcaaATATTCGTATCCCATATGATCTCATCCCATTTCTATTTCTAGTGCTTTCCTACAAAGATCAAAATATACTATGAAAACCCCCATCAGAAATTGTTCTTAGTGGAATCCCAGTGCTATCCTACAGAGATCCAACATTTTCATGGAAGGTCCGATGCGACAAAAGCTTTACAAACTTTTCAAAGCAAACAAAATTTTAAAGTACTACCTAGTGCAAAATTGAGCGTAATACACTAACTCAGTGGTGCCAAGGTTTAAGGGAAAAACAATGTTGAATTAGGGTTTTTCAATAATTATAGTGAATACTTTCATCATATTCAAATTGCATGCTCCACATAAATGTCAGCTTCAAGCCATAAAAACTCCggaaataaaatcaattaaaaaatcttCAAGCCCTTTTTTAATCTTTATTCATACGCAGAAAATGGCCACTGAGAAATGTTGACAGGGCAGGAACCCTTTTTGCCCTTACAAATACGCAAGAAAATTCTAGCAGAAACACTTCAAGCCTTGGAGATCTTCCTTACAAACCCATTTGCAAAATTATAGCCCAAGCTCTTGAAATTTCCCGCCTGAAATCATGGCTGCCTCTTCattgtttggttcttcttcttcgtCAACTTCAAAGCTATCAAAGAAGCTCGATATTTTTCCTCCTGCCCTCCGTTTCGAATCCCATCGCCTCTTTCGATCTTCTGTGCGTTTACCCTGCAGAAAACCCGCAATCGGGTTTTCCAGTTACAGCAAATGCAAGAGAAGAATCCGCAATGATGTAAATTGTTCTGCAAAAACAAAGGAGCAGAATGGACCCGTAGAGAGGTCTGAGAATAATGGTAAGCATAAAAGTGGTAAGCGCACTGATTTGAAAAAAATACTTATTTTGGGCGCAGGCCCTATTGTCATAGGGCAAGCCTGTGAATTTGATTACTCTGGAACACAGGCCTGCAAGGCCTTGAAGGAAGAAGGCTATGAAGTTATATTGCTTAACTCCAATCCTGCCACTATCATGACTGATCCTGATATGGCAGATAAAACATACATTACCCCGATGACACCTGAATTAGTCGAGCAGGTTTTAGAGAAGGAGAGGCCTGATGCAATTCTGCCAACTATGGGGGGCCAAACAGCGCTAAATCTGGCGGTTGCTTTGGCCGAGAGGGGAGCTCTGGAGAAATACGGGGTGGAGCTCATTGGGGCAAAGTTGGAGGCTATTAAGAAGTCTGAGGATAGGGATTTGTTCAAGAAGGCAATGGAGAAAATCGGGGTGAAGTCTCCTCCCTCCCAGATCGGGATAAGTATGGAGCAGTGTTTGAAGATTGCCGAAGAAATTGGAGAATACCCACTTATCATCAGGCCCGCTTACACATTGGGTGGCACTGGAGGTGGCATTGCTTACAACAAGGAAGAGTTTGAGACCATCTGTAAGGCTGGATTGGCTGCCAGCATTACTTCTCAAGTAAGGAAAATTTTAAGTAGCTGGACATTTTAAAAGTTTATATATCTCGGAAAATCTTCTTCAATTCTGAAATTATGAGTGCGAACCCTCCGAGCATCCAAATTCAACATAATAGGTCGTGTTAGTGTTCCGTAAGGCCGCTTTCTCAGTCCTATTATGTTTAATTTGGAATCTCAAAACTTATTTACGTACTAACATTTTGAGCATCCAATTTCAAGTTAATAGTTTTCATGGGTGCATTTGGCAAGGGAAGATTTCAAAATACCATTATTTTGAATGTAGATACATTAAATTGTTTGAGTACTTATATTTTGAGTAAGTGTTCTGCAAGGTAGATTTCTTAATCCTATTACGTTGAATTTGGATATttaaaactttacattcaaaaacaGTTCTCGTAGCTAATTTAGTCAAGCTCAATTAAAATGTTCAACAATTTTGCTAGATATATATGTTATATACAAATTTTCTGCACAttatcaaagaaaaatgttatttTTGCAGAAATTGAGACTAATCGTTTATAAATGAcattttatttgataaaaaaataactaaataatgatatggtaaataatagctgctaattttttttcttttcttaggTCTTGGTGGAAAAATCTCTGCTGGGCTGGAAGGAATATGAACTTGAGGTTATGAGGGACTTGGCTGACAATGTTGTGATCATTTGCTCAATAGAGAATATTGATCCCATGGGTGTTCACACAGGGGATTCCATTACTGTGGCCCCAGCACAGACTCTGACAGATAAGGAATATCAACGTCTTAGAGATTATGCTGTGGCAATAATCAGAGAAATTGGTGTGGAATGTGGAGGTTCTAATGTTCAGTTTGCTGTGAATCCAGAGGATGGTGAGGTCATGGTGATAGAGATGAATCCACGGGTGTCAAGGTCATCTGCGTTGGCATCCAAAGCAACTGGGTTTCCTATAGCTAAGATGGCGGCCATGTTGTCTGTGGGATATACATTGGATCAGATTCCCAATGATATCACTAAGAAAACTCCTGCCAGTTTTGAGCCCTCTATTGACTATGTGGTCACTAAGGTAAGGTTTCTATATGGTTTACTTGAAAACATAGTCTACTCTTTGAATTGGTGAAAGTGAGAATCTGAAATGTTATCTTCTCTTTCTAATTTTAAGGAATCCTTTTTGCTGTTATATTGTTTGGTTACTCTTTTTAACCCACTGTACCCACCTGGATTACAAACTATTGAACAAGAGTTACGGCTGGATTCAGTCACTCTTAAATATTTTGTTCAATGAAGTATAACTTGTAAAGACAAGAAATTTACGTTTGAGGGGCAGCAATATGCGTATAATTGTGAATGACCTTTTACTTTCAATGAAAATACAATCCGTACTCTCTTGCTTCTCATTAAAGAATTTATTGCTACCATACAAGCTTGCATTGATCAGAAATTTACATTTGGGAAGGAGTGATAGCACTTATTATAATCTCTTGACTTCAGGTTAAAGAATTTACTACAGCTTGTCAAACAACAAATCCTTAGAGCTAAATAAGATAAATCACCATTTTGAAATGCTTAAGTATGCTAGTAAAAATGGAATTGACCATATTGCATGTACTTTCATGACCTTGCGATTTTTTATACAGGTTGAATGAGCTTTCATAGCCTTGCCATTTTTAATGGGATTCTCCAATTTTTTCTTATTACTTCACAACTAAGTTGAAACTTATATTTATACAGGCTCATCATCAAATCCTTATTAATTTTCATGATTTTCCATTGTCTTATTCtgattttttaaattcattttatgTTACATTAAAACAGTAAACATCCTAAACTTGTGCCAAGTACTAAACTTCTAAATGTATTTTGATGACAGTGGCAACTTAGAGTAATAGGTCAAAGGTCCACCAGAAGGTCTTGTGGATAGCATGGGATTTTTGAAGCTGCAAATAATCAAGCCACCTAAAAGATTTCAATCTCTAATTGATAACTGTTTAATTCCCTTGATTTTGTTTCTATGTTTGCAATATAAACCAGAAATCATTTTATGAGCTGTTAATATAGTTGAGGTTTTTATACCCTTCATTAACTATTATTGGTTATATTTCACTTGACTTTTATCCCCCTGTTTCTATTTATGAACATCTATAATTTACAATTTGTTTCATGGACATGAATATCATTCCTATGGATGTTAGTGGCCTTATGCAAATTTGCAAACAAATCATAGATACTAGTGACTTTGTACTGGTTCGTCTTTCCCTttttcagaagaaagatgagtagAGTAATATGGATTAGTGCTATTCACTTGTGTTCAGATTCCTCGCTTTGCCTTTGAGAAGTTTCCAGGCTCACAACCAATTCTTACAACTCAAATGAAATCTGTGGGAGAAGCTATGGCTTTGGGCCGTACATTCCAAGAATCATTTCAGAAAGCTCTTCGGTCATTAGAAACTGGTCATTCTGGATGGGGTTGTGAATGGCTGAAGGAGCTGGATTGGGATTGGGAACAACTTAAGTATAGTCTAAGAGTTCCTGGTCCAGAGAGGATGTACGCACTCTATGTGGCCATGAAAAGAGGTATGAGTGTTGATGAAATTCATGCCCTTTGCTATATGGACAAATGGTTCCTATCACAGTTTCGGGAGCTTCTAGATTTTGAAGAGTTCCTCTCTAACACAAAAGTAGCAGAGCTTAGTAAACATGACTTTTATGAAGTGAAGAGGAGGGGATTTAGTGATAAGCAGATAGCATATGCAACTAATTCATCTGAAAAAGATGTCCGGGTCCGCCGCTTGTCTTTGGGTGTACATCCAGCCTATAAAAGAGTGGATACTTGTGCAGCTGAGTTTGAGGCCAATACACCATATATGTATTCATCCTATGATGATGAATGCGAAGCTGCACCAAGCATAAAGAAGAAGGTCTTGATTCTTGGAGGAGGACCCAATCGTATTGGTCAGGGCATTGAATTTGATTATTGTTGTTGTCATGCATCGTATGCGCTACAGGTTTGTATGGCATTACCAGCTTTCAAAGTATCCTTTAAGAAGGCTATTGTTTAATGTTCACACAAAAGTGGCAATGAAGATTATGTTTCTGACCTATTTGTGACCCTTTGCCCTTTCATGCCTTTGCAGGATGCAGGATATGAAACCATTATGATGAACTCAAACCCTGAGACTGTCTCTACAGATTATGATACCAGTGATAGGCTGTACTTTGAACCGCTTACAATAGAGGATGTCTTGAATGTTATTGATTTAGAAAGGCCCGATGGCATAATTGTACAGTTTGGTGGACAAACTCCATTGAAACTCGCTCTGCCCATACAGGATTACCTTGATGAATTTAAGCCCATGTCTGCTTCTGGGGAAGGGCCTGTGCGTATTTGGGGGACATCTCCTGATTCAATAGATGCTGCAGAAGATAGGGAAAGGTTCAATGCAGTATTGAATCAGCTAAAAATCAAGCAACCGCAAGGAGGTatagctaaaagtgatgaagatgcTTTGGCCATAGCAGAAAACATTGGATACCCTGTGGTTGTCAGACCATCTTATGTTTTAGGTGGCCGTGCAATGGAAATTGTCTACAGTGATGACAAATTGAAGCAATACTTGGTAACTGCAGTTCAAGTAGACCCAGAAAGACCAGTACTTATTGACAAGTATCTCATAGATGCTTGTGAAATTGATATAGATTCTTTGTCAGATTTTGAAGGTAATGTGGTTGTTGGTGGTATCATGGAGCACATCGAACAAGCTGGGATACACTCTGGAGATTCAGCTTGTTCTCTTCCAACAAAAACAGTCTCACCTGAATGCTTAACAATCATTAGATCATGGACATATAAGCTGGCTAAGCAACTTAAGGTTTGCGGATTAATGAATTGTCAATATGCAATAACTCCTACTGGTGAAGTATACCTCCTTGAAGCAAATCCTAGGGCATCCCGAACAGTCCCTTTTGTCAGCAAGTCTATTGGTCATCCTTTAGCAAAGTATGCTGCCCTTGTAATGTCAGGAAAGTCTCTGCAGGACATTGGTTTTACACAGGAAATTATTACACGTCATGTGTCTGTCAAAGAAGCAGTAATTCCATTTGAAAAGTTTCAAGGCTGTGATGTAGTGCTTGGCCCTGAAATGAGAAGCACAGGAGAAGTGATGGGAATAGATTTTGAATTTGCAATGGCGTTTGCAAAGGCACAAATTGCTTCCAATCAAATATTGCCCCTTACAGGGACCGTGTTCTTAAGTTTTAATGATTTAACAAAATCAAGTCTTCCCATAGTTGCAAAAGGTTTTATTGATCTTGGATTCAAGATACTCTCAACCAGTGGCACAGCAAAATTCTTGGAAATGCAAGGAATTCCTGTGGAGAGAGTTTTGAAACTCCATGAAGGGCGTCCTCATGCAGGTGACATGATCACCAATGGTCAGGTCCAATTAGCAATTATTACTAGTTCTGGGGATGCACTGGATCAAATTGATGGGAGGCAGATTAGAAGAATGGCATTGTCATACAAAATACCCATCATAACAACAGTTGCTGGGGCATTAGCTACTGCTGAGGCTATTAAGAGCATGAAGCAGACTCAAATAAAGATGATTCCATTGCAAGACTTCTTCAATGCTCAGAAATCAGAGGGGACCACTCAAGAACGGCAAAAAGCTTCAATTCTTTGATGTTGTAGCTAGAAGGCAAGTGGATGTTTCTCTCTTCTACTATCTATTCAAGGGAAGATTTCTCACTGGTCATGGCTGTCAAAATCTGAGATTGGAACTTGATAGGGACTGGTAAAATGATTAAAGTGcttatattttgtcattttataGCCTGCATATCTATTAAGCAGCATATTTATCACTTCAAAATAACAGGGCAGGCATTATGTTTTTTGGCTTTTACTATGCTGGGCATTGTCTTTTTTATTTACATGTTCTGCTTACCCTGTAGTTTATGCCAGTAATTCTAGATTGTATTTATCAAGGAAGCAATAGTAAAGTATTGACAATCCAAAATCTGACTCTGAGACTGTCATCAAAGAAGCTTTTGAGTTTGGTGTTATAGATTTCTTGTTTTTAGAGATATAACAGGTAGCTTAGAATTGGTATAATGGTTTTTTAAGTAAAATGGGATGCAGAAATGGTTTGTATATATGATGGTATCTCCATAGAAATTGATTCATTGATGATTGGTTGTAACTTGTGGTGATGCCATAAACATTTTGTACTAATGAAAATTTTTCAATTTACAGGAGATTTAATTCTACAATTAGTAAGGCTACAGTTATTCTACCAATTGAATTAGGAACATGGGCATTACATCAATTTCCAATTCTTTGATGCTTGGATTGGCCTTTGACAATCTTTCatagaatataaaataaataactTATAATTGATTTGGTAATTCAGTTTGGCATCAATGTGCTTGTTCTCATGTATGTGCATGCAAAGGTGCTCTACCACCTAAGTCACAAGGTTTGAATTCGAATTCaaattcgacagccatgaaattcaGATGAAATTCGaccagggaaaaatttgaaaaaaaaatcggataaaattcgccttctataattttgtttatttttaaatatatgtatacttctaataaattatcagaatagtgacccttgttggagaaaatccgagggcaacccagcagttgcagacacccgtgacccaatagatacaaagcatatacaaagaatacccacgactagctgagttgtgtttagaggtggatagcagtgctttatagaggaaattcgattaaattcgattttttttatagaagtttgaaatttgattaaattcgattttttttatagaggtttgaaattcgattaaattcgaatctcatccatgaaaatcgccgtatcCTTTGTGACTCTGGCTTTTTGGTAGGTATTAGGTGTGGCTCATTTCTCCAATACCCTCCCTTAGCCACACTTGGTGCTCAAGACTCCCAGTCTGGTTCTGATACTGTGTTTGTTTCCATGGACCAGCTAGAACTTGAACCTAGGATAATTAATGTCTGTGCCCTACCACTTAGCAACCAGTTCTCTTTGTCAATGGGGCTTTTTGGAAGCTCCTCATTGTGGTTTGGGTGTGGCCCATTTTTCCAATAAATACGATGGCTGTTTTAGTGAAGTGCATTTTGTATGTATACCAAAATGTTGGCTTTTTATGTAAGCTAATGACTATTTTAAAATTGTTTGGAGAATAGTTTTCTGGCATTGCCACTATTTGTCAAGGCACAAGAATGCATAACTGCATAATGAAACAAATTACAAGATGCATGTCAGCTGtatgaaataaaaaaaatgtccATCCTTGGTAGAGTTCTTAATTTTAAACCATTGTCAAAGAATTTTAACAAATAAACTGGAAGATAGTTGATGAGGGCAGGCCATATATTTAGAAGATTTAACTATATTCCACATTCAAGTGGGCTGatgaaaataataaatttaagGCAGCTATAAGCTAAATTTAGAGTAGTTGATTGCTGAAACAGCTATAAAGGACAGAGAAATAAATGGAAAGGTTGGTGGATAGCTAGAACACTTAAAAAGAGATTATAGTGATTATTAAAAAAGGTAGGTGAACAGCTGTAAAGGGTATATAACAATAAATAAAAGTAGGTAGACAACTGGGAACACTAAATTGACATTGTCAGACACTTATCTTAtgaaatgaaaacatagtgaaacacgTTTCAATAATATAgttatatcaattggtatcagagcctaatgatCAGGCCTTCCCATGTCTGAAATATTTTGcatattttaaaatttcatatCATCTGGACTTTGATGCACTCATGTATATCTAGCACACTGCCTAACGATTAGTAGTTCTTGCCATATCTgaaattttcttattatttttttttatcaaattttagaTTTCTCAATCATTGATTTACTCTGTTTATATCTGGCATCCCAAGATATGTATTATGGTCATTTTCTGGTTAGCATTCATTTGCTTCAAAATGCcttctttcaattttctcctttAAATAAAATTCTGTTGTCAATTTTGTACTGATAGTTTTTTCACTGCCAAATTTCTGCTCGATAAATTGACTACAAGGTCTTATTCCTGTTATTCCACCATTAATAGACTGCTGATCACAATAAAGGTAGTTTCTATTTGCATCATTTTACTTTATATCAATTTCCTTGATGGGTAGTGCCACCTGTCTACATAGAATACTGATTTGTTGTGGTTACTCACCCATCATCTATATTATTGATGCCAAAATCAAGTTGCATTAAAATTCCAGCCTATGCAGCAAATAATGAGCATGTACCTGTTATTGATCAAACCTCTTACAAAATCATGCATTTCATTAATGGTTTTCCCTGACAACTAGGCTTTATCTACAACACTAAGCTTGTCAGTTTCACTTGCTAAACTTGTCAAGGAAATGGATGATGAATGTTCCTTGTGGACATCCCCTGGGATAAAGCTCCCAGTTCTGTCAACGGGGATGCCCTGGGGGTGGTGGGATGGATGAAACGTTCCCTCGCTGTCTCCTTGGGTAGCACCCCATAGGGGCTGCCCTGGGATGGTCCTGCAGTGCAGGGCATGGCCTTAGGGACCTTCTGCTCTGGGTGGATGCTCGGGGACACCCTGCCATTCCCACGACAGCAGACCTGAGTTGTCTCTTGACCATCACGGGGACATCTGGGTGTTCCCATGTCTTGCAAAAAAAAGTCGCATCttgagaaaaattaaaaataaaaactaaatcCCTAATCTAAAAACCTATTAATAAGATAGCTTGTGCTCTATTGCAGTCTCCAAAATAGGAAGAGGGGTTCTTCTATAGACTGTAGAAAAACAATcgttcaaaataaaaaattgataagaaACAAACAGAAAGGTGCATATCTCATGAAGGTACCTATGGCCTCAAAGGCTTTAATTTGAATTTGGTGGTGGGGGTTCCATCCCTCAATCTACCCTGCATTGTAACAAGGACCCCTGCTCTATTTTTAAAAAGTTCCCCAAATTTTTTTTGGCTGCACCAGATAAAACCCCAAGTAATTGAACTCAAATTGTGCTGAAGTTTGATGATATTATAAAACGACCCATTAAATTTGACTGGCATTATCTACTTTTATTTGTTTGATGAACAATTCTGCAGCCTAGTGCTCATTTTTCAGAAGATTGAATCCCTTAGGATTATGTTGAAGCTTGATGATATTGTAAGATGGCCCATTAAAATTTGACTGGTGTTATTGACTTATATTCATTTGATGAACAATTCTGGAGCCTGATGCTCATTTTTTATCGTATTTGAAAATAACAGCTGCAGAAACGATGTGTTTGCTTGGATTGTTTACAGCATGGTAGACATGGAGACATTGTATGATGCAAAAGATGATCCGACAAGTCTTAATGGTCTTCAGTgtacaatttctactcaagatAGGGGTGAAGACACATTAAGATTTGTTGTCTCTGATATAAAATGTCATATAACAGTATAAGTATGTATAAATTTCATCTTATTTTACTCATGCTATATATAATTGATAAATTTCAACttattttactattttttgtaattaatttttcaaatgttaattttttatatattatttaaattgCCATTCCCTCGCCGTCCACAAATTTTGGGGAAGAATTGTcatccttgatacttgttcctccGTCCTTGCATCATCCTGCCCTAGAGACTTGACAAACACTTACGTCATCACCATCCCTTCATGATTCTTGTAATTGT from Cryptomeria japonica chromosome 3, Sugi_1.0, whole genome shotgun sequence harbors:
- the LOC131074402 gene encoding carbamoyl-phosphate synthase large chain, chloroplastic; its protein translation is MAASSLFGSSSSSTSKLSKKLDIFPPALRFESHRLFRSSVRLPCRKPAIGFSSYSKCKRRIRNDVNCSAKTKEQNGPVERSENNGKHKSGKRTDLKKILILGAGPIVIGQACEFDYSGTQACKALKEEGYEVILLNSNPATIMTDPDMADKTYITPMTPELVEQVLEKERPDAILPTMGGQTALNLAVALAERGALEKYGVELIGAKLEAIKKSEDRDLFKKAMEKIGVKSPPSQIGISMEQCLKIAEEIGEYPLIIRPAYTLGGTGGGIAYNKEEFETICKAGLAASITSQVLVEKSLLGWKEYELEVMRDLADNVVIICSIENIDPMGVHTGDSITVAPAQTLTDKEYQRLRDYAVAIIREIGVECGGSNVQFAVNPEDGEVMVIEMNPRVSRSSALASKATGFPIAKMAAMLSVGYTLDQIPNDITKKTPASFEPSIDYVVTKIPRFAFEKFPGSQPILTTQMKSVGEAMALGRTFQESFQKALRSLETGHSGWGCEWLKELDWDWEQLKYSLRVPGPERMYALYVAMKRGMSVDEIHALCYMDKWFLSQFRELLDFEEFLSNTKVAELSKHDFYEVKRRGFSDKQIAYATNSSEKDVRVRRLSLGVHPAYKRVDTCAAEFEANTPYMYSSYDDECEAAPSIKKKVLILGGGPNRIGQGIEFDYCCCHASYALQDAGYETIMMNSNPETVSTDYDTSDRLYFEPLTIEDVLNVIDLERPDGIIVQFGGQTPLKLALPIQDYLDEFKPMSASGEGPVRIWGTSPDSIDAAEDRERFNAVLNQLKIKQPQGGIAKSDEDALAIAENIGYPVVVRPSYVLGGRAMEIVYSDDKLKQYLVTAVQVDPERPVLIDKYLIDACEIDIDSLSDFEGNVVVGGIMEHIEQAGIHSGDSACSLPTKTVSPECLTIIRSWTYKLAKQLKVCGLMNCQYAITPTGEVYLLEANPRASRTVPFVSKSIGHPLAKYAALVMSGKSLQDIGFTQEIITRHVSVKEAVIPFEKFQGCDVVLGPEMRSTGEVMGIDFEFAMAFAKAQIASNQILPLTGTVFLSFNDLTKSSLPIVAKGFIDLGFKILSTSGTAKFLEMQGIPVERVLKLHEGRPHAGDMITNGQVQLAIITSSGDALDQIDGRQIRRMALSYKIPIITTVAGALATAEAIKSMKQTQIKMIPLQDFFNAQKSEGTTQERQKASIL